The following are encoded in a window of Pecten maximus chromosome 17, xPecMax1.1, whole genome shotgun sequence genomic DNA:
- the LOC117315532 gene encoding uncharacterized protein LOC117315532 codes for MTDRRRLGKCTVISQEGDLSNRRKESASDTGSFHHSDISDLTDFIDKREGNATCSETLKSLSKHGAKEYISLSAKKSKASRKNKTADKLNSCGDTEVIANSATEKPPHRNVSKTQKKSVILTGQRSVSELKGKRKRKASGKYDGEKRPLKRVRLLDRFWDDDEQSSNSGSVYFSTVDLNPNTNGGLLQSFDIDHSKKSWRSGQTKVRIKQGQFIRTKTMEVYKSLEQKACESKQIVTGKKDRNFASTDNSSNVCVRSNSKTNSQKEFGQHGSNNTQILQNTHPNFSKHSDYDLTSNVKPSQTLCPTDQKCQPEKLSNNDETFNRIKKGAESDKSFHQNLEGKCQMHAEVTPKLSKETIQKTNMRGDNSIGENHIGSSSVQNNIPQTLISKCDNCKDSDSEDGKEAETIFSKNGGTRGQTFCNDEGLRRKSSNYGVNESGTNRHSSCEPIIYESEGYYDYGGDNESDLSNSDTSDDDSQPLVLYQQSCRTLPLCALLNLARCQKLEHDLSKKKDSERENNLKTSGSPVSAKGTQLSDVQVDLHCDENIASEKIEEFALLPQDVDESPSKTRLMSGKDMDVSSEEIPEHHFNTNLLDRNAVGIENVTKYVQVDRQESVSGSDSPFLPAELPKFKCGSDSNSLSSAPAKSVSGSHSVSLPPEPAKSVSGSHSVSLPPEPAKSVSGSHSVSLPPEPAKSVSGSHSVSLPPKPAKSVSGSHSVSLPPEPAKSVSGSDFASLPTEPAYSISVLEPAPAEPLKSEKSSRLWNSVHEEKAVLMSTDRVKSDLPFEKLERTLCDVEQQGNSIKDQLKSNSVCDPLTQESDTNRSNWLPITERPLYNGSSSSVIKRHEEDRVSKLIVDSDFQKSPKLSKVTEDICSLKSIADDNCIEISRSVIQQCSISVNSDHEASVKPAVQEMSGEDEGHRMLEKNKPHLTVESDDVLNDMVDKCFDNNSVDDVTSDDSQIRNSVMSTYTDKENSVSMSTELKLGFRHIEVPQRLPKNLMSTCNVVGSFADDMVTGITIIIDTETHSSNSSSVFSKYHDYCARQISYQNFLEWKLQESVHKECSLDNDMCARSLAYQDFQRTKCQDLLSSEKYLGEMDLTTNFQDTDSQNSEMKMAPMDDNVDKGVITQTDKMVDLNREQLAVRQADDTFAVTRNFEQSNVRKADDTVTKIWEPGMREADNTIGKKDTEMNVRTVLNDEAKDDVSVENCDSNDSQNSHASDQKDLNDIRKNPSFCVTNLVPTDLYQTEHILMSESSSNIEVQSKKQQTVLPDNEMNSVDMSSVAVLTVEGESSEDENDFSINIEQVDTCARVLPFETNIMHKFSNKTKLLFQEYHNRQQTSQDISSDDTDEKYPEHNLTIDNHTQTVSSMEENECSMYEMHMLGELEIPTKIKIFSRLIQVEMEHDQASVK; via the coding sequence ATGACGGATCGGAGAAGACTCGGTAAATGTACTGTAATTTCTCAGGAAGGCGATCTTAGTAACCGAAGGAAAGAAAGTGCTTCAGATACTGGAAGCTTTCATCATTCTGATATCAGCGATTTAACTGATTTTATCGACAAAAGAGAAGGGAATGCAACATGTTCTGAGACGTTAAAATCATTATCTAAACATGGAGCAAAAGAGTATATCTCATTGAGTGCTAAGAAGTCAAAAGCCAGCAGGAAAAATAAAACTGCTGACAAGTTAAACAGCTGTGGTGATACAGAAGTTATTGCAAATTCAGCGACAGAGAAGCCACCACACAGAAATGTATCAAAAACTCAGAAAAAATCTGTGATATTGACAGGACAGAGGTCTGTTTCAGAGCTTAAAGGCAAAAGGAAAAGAAAAGCTTCAGGTAAATATGACGGAGAAAAACGTCCATTGAAAAGGGTTCGCTTGTTGGATAGATTTTGGGATGACGACGAACAAAGTTCAAACTCTGGTTCAGTGTATTTCAGTACCGTTGACTTAAATCCTAATACAAACGGAGGATTATTGCAAAGTTTTGATATTGATCATTCCAAGAAAAGTTGGAGAAGTGGACAAACGAAAGTACGCATTAAACAAGGACAGTTTATTAGGACAAAAACGATGGAAGTGTATAAATCATTAGAACAGAAGGCTTGTGAATCCAAACAAATTGTTACAGGGAAAAAGGACAGAAATTTCGCCAGCACTGACAATAGCAGCAATGTTTGTGTTAGGTCAAATTCCAAAACAAATTCCCAAAAAGAATTTGGGCAACATGGTTCCAACAATAcccaaatattacaaaatacacatccaaatttttcaaaacattcaGATTATGATTTAACTTCAAATGTGAAACCTAGTCAGACCCTTTGTCCGACAGATCAAAAATGTCAACCTGAAAAACTGTCAAATAATGATGAAACATTTAATAGGATAAAGAAAGGAGCTGAAAGTGACaaaagttttcatcaaaatctggaAGGAAAATGTCAAATGCATGCAGAAGTTACCCCCAAGCTAAGTAAAGAGACAATTCAGAAAACAAAtatgaggggagataactctattgGGGAAAATCATATTGGGTCTTCATCTGTTCAAAATAACATTCCTCAAACTTTAATATCTAAATGTGACAACTGTAAAGATTCAGATTCAGAAGATGGGAAGGAGGCAGAGAcaatattttctaaaaatggGGGAACGAGAGGACAGACATTCTGTAATGATGAAGGTCTTAGGAGAAAGTCCTCAAACTATGGAGTGAATGAAAGTGGCACAAACAGACACTCATCTTGTGAGCCAATTATTTATGAAAGTGAAGGATATTACGATTATGGTGGGGATAACGAGAGTGATTTAAGTAACAGTGATACGTCGGATGATGACAGCCAACCACTGGTTTTGTACCAACAGTCGTGTAGAACTCTACCACTTTGTGCTCTGTTGAATTTGGCAAGATGTCAAAAGTTGGAACATGACTTGTCAAAGAAAAAAGACTCGGAGAGAGAAAATAATCTCAAAACCTCAGGTTCCCCTGTGTCGGCGAAAGGTACACAGTTATCTGATGTTCAGGTAGATCTACATTGTGATGAAAATATTGCATCAGAAAAAATTGAGGAATTTGCTCTGTTACCTCAGGATGTTGATGAATCTCCGTCAAAGACACGATTGATGTCTGGTAAGGATATGGATGTCAGTTCTGAGGAAATACCTGAACatcatttcaatacaaatttacTGGATAGAAACGCAGTTGGGATTGAAAATGTGACTAAATATGTGCAGGTGGACCGGCAAGAATCTGTAAGTGGTTCGGATTCACCTTTTTTACCTGCTGAACTACCAAAGTTTAAATGTGGTTCAGATTCCAATTCTTTGTCATCTGCACCAGCAAAGTCTGTAAGTGGTTCACACTCCGTCTCTTTACCGCCTGAACCAGCAAAGTCTGTAAGTGGTTCACACTCCGTCTCTTTACCGCCTGAACCAGCAAAGTCTGTAAGTGGTTCACACTCCGTCTCTTTACCGCCTGAACCAGCAAAGTCTGTAAGTGGTTCACACTCCGTCTCTTTACCACCTAAACCAGCAAAGTCTGTAAGTGGTTCACACTCCGTCTCTTTACCGCCTGAACCAGCAAAGTCTGTAAGTGGTTCAGACTTCGCCTCTTTACCAACTGAACCAGCATATTCTATAAGTGTTTTAGAGCCGGCTCCTGCTGAGCCTCTAAAATCAGAGAAGTCATCCAGATTGTGGAATTCTGTTCATGAGGAAAAAGCTGTGTTAATGTCCACTGACAGGGTAAAGTCAGATTTACCATTTGAGAAACTAGAACGAACTCTGTGTGATGTTGAACAACAGGGAAATAGCATTAAAGACCAGTTAAAATCAAATTCCGTTTGTGACCCGTTAACACAAGAGTCGGACACAAATCGGAGTAACTGGTTACCAATAACGGAAAGGCCACTATATAATGGGTCGTCCAGTTCTGTTATTAAACGTCATGAAGAAGACAGGGTGTCAAAATTGATTGTCGACAGTGATTTTCAGAAAAGTCCGAAACTCTCTAAAGTGACTGAAGATATATGTTCGCTGAAAAGCATCGCCGACGACAATTGTATAGAAATCTCCAGGTCTGTTATACAGCAATGCTCTATATCAGTTAATAGTGATCATGAGGCGTCTGTTAAGCCTGCTGTACAGGAAATGTCTGGAGAGGATGAGGGCCACAGAATGTTGGAAAAGAATAAACCTCACCTGACTGTTGAGTCTGATGATGTTTTAAATGATATGGTAGATAAGTGTTTTGATAATAATTCAGTAGATGATGTGACAAGTGACGATTCGCAAATTCGGAATTCAGTAATGTCAACTTACACAGATAAGGAAAATAGTGTCTCCATGTCAACCGAGTTGAAATTGGGTTTTAGGCATATTGAAGTACCGCAGAGATTACCGAAAAATCTCATGTCGACTTGTAACGTTGTTGGATCATTTGCAGATGATATGGTAACTGGAATCACCATTATTATCGATACAGAGACACACTCATCCAATTCTTCCTCTGTCTTTTCTAAATACCATGACTACTGTGCTAGGCAGATTTCATACCAGAATTTTCTTGAGTGGAAACTACAAGAAAGTGTACACAAGGAGTGTTCTCTAGACAATGATATGTGTGCTAGGTCGCTTGCTTACCAAGATTTTCAAAGGACAAAATGTCAAGATTTGTTATCATCTGAAAAATATTTGGGAGAAATGGATCTGACAACAAATTTCCAGGACACAGATTCACAAAACTCAGAAATGAAGATGGCTCCCATGGATGATAACGTGGATAAGGGGGTAATTACACAAACAGACAAAATGGTTGATTTGAACAGGGAACAGCTGGCTGTGAGACAAGCAGACGACACTTTCGCAGTCACAAGAAACTTTGAACAGTCAAATGTGAGAAAAGCAGACGACACAGTCACAAAAATTTGGGAGCCTGGTATGAGAGAGGCAGACAATACAATTGGAAAAAAAGATACAGAAATGAATGTAAGAACAGTGTTAAATGATGAGGCAAAGGATGATGTTTCTGTTGAAAATTGTGATAGCAATGACAGCCAAAATTCACATGCTTCTGATCAAAAGGATTTGAACGATATCAGAAAAAATCCAAGTTTCTGTGTTACCAACTTGGTTCCTACAGATTTATATCAGACTGAACATATATTGATGTCGGAATCCAGTTCTAACATAGAAGTACAAtctaaaaaacaacaaacagtCCTACCGGACAATGAAATGAACTCTGTTGATATGAGTAGTGTGGCAGTATTGACAGTCGAAGGTGAATCATCTGAAGATGAAAATGATTTCTCCATAAATATTGAACAAGTGGACACTTGTGCTCGAGTTCTGCCTTTTGAAACAAATATCATGCACAAATTCTCCAACAAGACAAAATTGTTGTTTCAGGAATATCACAATCGTCAACAAACTTCTCAGGACATTTCTTCTGATGATACCGACGAAAAATATCCCGAACACAATTTGACTATAGATAACCATACTCAGACTGTGTCAAGCATGGAGGAAAATGAATGTTCTATGTATGAAATGCATATGTTAGGCGAACTCGAAATTCCAACGAAAATCAAAATATTCTCAAGATTAATACAAGTAGAGATGGAGCACGATCAAGCTTCAGTGAAATAA